In a genomic window of Paracoccaceae bacterium:
- a CDS encoding GntR family transcriptional regulator, translated as MSTVETIQTEIVQRICFLDYIPGDQLKEAELAAEFGVSRTPVRDAISRISHLGLVETRNGVGTVVVALSATKIRHVYDMRLELAALIGTMSPRAITETDCDTGQTLLRQAKALQDTFDPRRYIEINHALHVLITSLIGNGTLKSFWWQTYCQAASTWYRTSNQRGAEMALALVAELNDINTALERRDTAAIGYIQRTHIGYGYQRIKAHLLTTQAE; from the coding sequence ATGAGTACAGTCGAAACCATTCAAACCGAGATTGTGCAACGGATCTGCTTTCTGGATTACATCCCCGGCGATCAATTGAAAGAAGCTGAGCTGGCCGCTGAATTTGGCGTGAGCCGCACCCCTGTACGCGATGCGATTAGCAGGATCAGTCACCTGGGCCTGGTGGAAACCCGGAATGGTGTGGGTACGGTCGTGGTCGCACTCTCAGCCACGAAAATCCGCCATGTCTATGACATGCGGCTGGAGCTCGCAGCGCTCATCGGAACAATGTCACCCCGCGCCATCACCGAGACCGATTGCGATACCGGGCAGACATTGCTGAGGCAGGCAAAAGCGCTGCAGGATACCTTTGATCCACGGCGATACATCGAGATCAATCACGCCTTGCACGTGCTTATCACCAGCCTGATCGGAAATGGTACGCTCAAATCATTCTGGTGGCAGACCTACTGTCAGGCGGCCAGCACCTGGTATCGCACCAGCAATCAACGCGGGGCAGAAATGGCGCTGGCGTTGGTGGCGGAACTGAACGATATCAATACGGCACTAGAGCGCCGTGATACCGCTGCCATCGGATATATTCAACGCACGCACATCGGGTACGGTTACCAGCGGATCAAAGCCCACCTGCTGACGACACAAGCAGAGTGA
- a CDS encoding metalloregulator ArsR/SmtB family transcription factor yields the protein MDQSNAIDAFAALAQPTRLETFRLLVRIGPKGLPALEISRQLGTKPSTLSGHLSILKRAGVLQATRHQREIHYAANLASVNALVQFLIADCCGGKIENCSEIVALLETTKTPQSQS from the coding sequence ATGGATCAATCCAATGCCATCGATGCATTTGCGGCACTCGCGCAGCCCACAAGGCTGGAGACTTTCCGGCTGCTGGTCAGGATTGGCCCCAAAGGCTTGCCAGCCTTAGAAATCTCAAGGCAGCTGGGAACGAAACCATCAACGCTTTCCGGCCATCTATCCATTCTGAAACGCGCAGGTGTGCTTCAGGCGACCCGCCACCAACGTGAAATCCACTACGCGGCAAATCTTGCCAGTGTGAACGCCCTTGTCCAATTCTTGATCGCAGATTGTTGTGGAGGAAAAATCGAGAACTGTTCGGAAATTGTTGCTTTGCTTGAAACGACAAAGACGCCGCAAAGCCAGTCTTGA
- a CDS encoding MIP/aquaporin family protein, translating to MTLERRLVAEWLGTFSLLATVIGSGIMAERLADGNVAVALLGNTIPTGAILVVLITIFGPISGAHFNPAVTLSFALRGEIERRDALLYAGAQVFGGVIGVLAAHVMFEHPLIDPSTTTRSGIGQWAGEFVATFGLVGTILACIKARPSAVPMAVGLYITAAYWFTSSTSFANPAVTIARGFSDTFAGIAPVDVAAFVAVQLVAAVLATWFFGWLLREAKDD from the coding sequence ATGACACTTGAACGACGACTTGTGGCGGAATGGTTGGGGACGTTTTCGCTTTTGGCTACCGTCATTGGTTCGGGCATCATGGCGGAGCGCTTGGCGGATGGAAACGTCGCGGTCGCACTGCTCGGCAATACAATTCCGACCGGTGCGATCCTTGTGGTGCTGATCACCATTTTCGGCCCCATTTCGGGCGCGCATTTCAATCCAGCGGTGACGCTCAGTTTTGCATTGCGAGGCGAGATCGAAAGGCGCGACGCTCTGCTTTACGCGGGTGCGCAGGTGTTTGGCGGGGTCATCGGCGTGCTGGCCGCGCATGTGATGTTCGAACATCCGCTGATCGACCCTTCCACCACCACACGAAGCGGCATCGGTCAGTGGGCGGGAGAGTTTGTCGCAACCTTTGGTCTGGTGGGCACGATCCTTGCCTGTATCAAGGCACGCCCGTCTGCGGTGCCGATGGCTGTCGGCCTCTATATCACCGCCGCCTATTGGTTCACCTCTTCCACATCCTTTGCAAACCCCGCCGTTACGATTGCACGCGGGTTTTCGGACACTTTTGCCGGGATTGCGCCCGTCGATGTGGCGGCCTTTGTTGCCGTTCAGTTGGTCGCAGCGGTATTGGCGACATGGTTCTTTGGCTGGCTTCTACGCGAGGCAAAGGATGACTGA
- a CDS encoding MBL fold metallo-hydrolase: MTYPVNMSVKPDVSAHFDQQTNTITYIVKDPNSDHCAIIDSVMDIDYAAGRITYEAADRLIAEIKERGLTVDWIIETHVHADHLSAAPYLQDKLGGKIGVGEKIMVIQETFGKVFNEGTEFQRDGSQFDALFKDGDTYMVGGMQAFAMYTPGHTPACMVHVFGNAAFAGDTLFMPDGGSARCDFPGGSASELYDSIMKVLSLPDETRLFMCHDYGPNGRAIQWETTVAEQKADNIHVGGDKTRDDFIKFRTERDAQLDMPKLIIPSLQVNMRAGEVPKDDDGNPMLKVPVNAI, from the coding sequence ATGACCTACCCTGTAAATATGTCCGTCAAGCCAGATGTTTCCGCCCATTTTGATCAGCAAACCAATACGATTACCTACATCGTCAAAGACCCGAACAGCGACCATTGCGCGATCATCGACAGCGTCATGGACATCGATTATGCCGCTGGCCGGATCACGTATGAGGCCGCTGATCGTCTGATCGCCGAGATCAAGGAACGCGGCCTTACGGTCGATTGGATCATCGAGACCCACGTCCATGCTGACCACCTGAGCGCGGCGCCTTATCTTCAGGACAAGCTGGGCGGCAAAATCGGCGTCGGCGAAAAAATCATGGTGATCCAAGAAACATTCGGCAAGGTTTTCAACGAAGGCACTGAATTCCAACGTGATGGATCGCAGTTTGACGCGCTGTTCAAAGATGGCGACACCTATATGGTTGGCGGTATGCAGGCGTTTGCCATGTACACCCCCGGTCACACGCCAGCCTGCATGGTCCATGTGTTTGGCAACGCTGCATTCGCAGGGGATACGCTGTTTATGCCTGATGGCGGCTCCGCGCGCTGTGATTTCCCCGGTGGCTCTGCGAGTGAGCTTTACGACAGCATCATGAAGGTTCTGTCCCTGCCCGATGAAACCCGTTTGTTCATGTGCCACGACTACGGCCCGAACGGGCGCGCAATACAGTGGGAAACGACAGTGGCCGAACAAAAGGCCGACAACATCCACGTCGGTGGCGATAAAACCCGCGATGATTTCATCAAGTTCCGCACCGAGCGTGACGCACAGTTGGATATGCCCAAGCTGATTATCCCATCGCTTCAGGTCAACATGCGCGCAGGCGAGGTGCCAAAAGATGACGACGGCAATCCGATGTTGAAAGTACCCGTTAACGCAATTTGA
- a CDS encoding MalY/PatB family protein, which translates to MTEEFDFDQVINRRDVPALKVHRMVLGEDGMDLFPAGVADMDFRAPQPVLDAMAQRLAHGVFGYETVPDGLMPAFTGWMKHRHGWDIDPDHILRAPNVLNSLSMALNLYTEPGDGIIIEPPVFFDFADIIVENGRQLVENPLVVLGGRYQMDFEGLEVCAADPRTKMMFLCNPHNPVGRVWTKAELAQVGAICRKHGVLVVSDEIHGDITFAGHTYTPFATVSKEDAQNSITCLSPAKSFNIAACCGAFTVVPYETRREAFKAENSRLTVNKNNAFASVAMGAAYQHGGAWLDAALGYIEENLSLVRDRLEVMPHVSLIEPEGTFLVWLDFRDMGLAQDALTQFLRTKAGWAITRGISFGTSGEGFGRLNIACPRAQLVRALGKLEHALSTHRGMTK; encoded by the coding sequence ATGACTGAGGAATTCGATTTTGATCAGGTCATCAACCGGCGTGACGTGCCCGCGCTGAAGGTCCACCGCATGGTGCTGGGCGAAGACGGTATGGATCTGTTTCCAGCCGGTGTCGCAGATATGGACTTCCGCGCACCGCAGCCCGTTCTGGACGCGATGGCGCAGCGTTTGGCCCATGGAGTCTTTGGCTATGAGACTGTGCCGGATGGCCTGATGCCTGCATTCACTGGATGGATGAAGCACAGACATGGTTGGGACATTGATCCCGACCACATTCTGCGCGCACCGAACGTGCTGAACAGCCTGTCAATGGCACTGAACCTCTATACCGAGCCAGGCGACGGTATCATCATCGAGCCGCCCGTGTTCTTTGACTTCGCTGATATCATTGTCGAGAACGGACGCCAGTTGGTTGAAAATCCGTTGGTCGTGCTGGGTGGCCGCTATCAAATGGACTTTGAGGGTCTAGAGGTCTGCGCTGCCGATCCCCGTACCAAAATGATGTTCCTATGCAATCCGCATAATCCGGTGGGACGGGTGTGGACCAAGGCGGAGCTTGCGCAAGTGGGCGCCATTTGCAGAAAGCATGGTGTGCTTGTCGTATCCGATGAAATCCACGGCGATATCACCTTTGCAGGTCACACCTACACGCCATTTGCCACTGTCTCTAAGGAAGATGCACAGAATTCCATCACCTGCCTGTCACCCGCCAAAAGCTTCAACATAGCGGCCTGCTGCGGCGCTTTCACGGTGGTGCCTTATGAGACGCGTAGGGAGGCCTTCAAAGCCGAGAACAGCCGACTGACGGTGAACAAGAACAACGCCTTTGCCAGCGTGGCGATGGGTGCAGCATACCAACACGGGGGCGCGTGGCTGGACGCTGCACTCGGCTACATCGAGGAAAATCTTTCCTTGGTGCGCGATCGCCTTGAAGTCATGCCGCACGTTTCCTTGATCGAACCCGAAGGCACGTTCCTTGTGTGGCTGGACTTTCGCGACATGGGATTGGCGCAAGACGCGCTCACGCAATTTCTGCGCACCAAAGCCGGATGGGCCATCACCCGCGGTATATCCTTTGGCACCAGCGGCGAAGGGTTCGGGCGTTTGAACATTGCATGCCCCCGCGCACAGCTTGTACGCGCGTTGGGCAAACTGGAACACGCGCTATCAACACACCGAGGCATGACAAAATGA
- the sulP gene encoding sulfate permease → MTFTRFLPILTWGRAYDRSALSNDLIAALIVTIMLIPQSLAYALLAGLPAEAGLYASIVPILLYTVFGTSNALAVGPVAVVSLMTAAALSNIVEQGTMGYAVAALSLAGLSGVMLVAMGLFRVGFVANFLSHPVIAGFITASGIIIAASQLKHILGIEAHGHNLLELVTSLAQHMHEANWITAIIGITATGFLFWVRKGLKPLLQRMMLGAGLTGVLVKTGPVAVVVLTTLAVWGFGLADQGVKIVGDVPQSLPPFTLPSFSPALLNQLLLPAFLISIIGFVESISVAQTLAAKKRQRIDPDQELIGLGAANIGASLTGGFPVTGGFSRSVVNFDAGAQTPAAGAFTAVGLAIAAVALTPLIYFLPKATLAATIIVAVLSLVDFSILKRSWSYSKADFAAVLATILTTLFLGVELGVSAGVALSILLHLYGSSKPHIAEVGQVPGTEHFRNILRHNVITEPSVVTLRVDESLYFANARYLEDKIQTRVAGDTHVRHVILQCSAINEIDLSALESLEAINERLREMSVHLHLSEVKGPVMDRLKEQHFLQDMTGKVFLSQYEAARSLSASCSEPAL, encoded by the coding sequence ATGACATTTACACGCTTCCTGCCCATTCTGACGTGGGGTCGGGCCTACGACCGGTCCGCCTTGTCCAACGATCTGATCGCGGCTTTGATCGTCACGATCATGTTGATCCCGCAATCGCTGGCCTATGCGTTGTTGGCAGGTTTGCCAGCAGAGGCGGGGCTTTATGCCTCAATCGTGCCGATCCTGTTGTACACTGTTTTTGGCACCAGCAATGCCCTGGCGGTCGGTCCAGTAGCTGTCGTGTCGCTGATGACCGCAGCCGCCCTCAGCAACATCGTGGAGCAAGGCACGATGGGCTATGCCGTGGCCGCCCTGTCACTTGCCGGTCTGTCAGGTGTGATGCTGGTGGCAATGGGTCTCTTCCGCGTGGGGTTTGTTGCCAACTTCCTGTCGCATCCTGTCATCGCGGGTTTTATAACGGCGTCAGGTATTATCATCGCGGCCAGTCAACTCAAACACATCCTTGGCATTGAAGCGCACGGGCATAATTTGCTGGAACTGGTGACGTCACTGGCGCAGCATATGCACGAGGCGAACTGGATCACAGCGATTATCGGCATCACTGCGACAGGTTTTCTGTTCTGGGTGCGCAAGGGGTTGAAGCCGCTGTTGCAACGCATGATGCTTGGTGCCGGTCTGACAGGTGTGCTGGTCAAAACCGGACCAGTAGCGGTTGTGGTTCTGACCACGTTAGCAGTCTGGGGCTTTGGTCTGGCCGATCAAGGCGTTAAGATTGTGGGGGATGTGCCGCAAAGCCTGCCCCCGTTCACCCTGCCGTCCTTTTCTCCTGCACTGCTGAACCAACTCCTCCTGCCAGCCTTCCTGATCTCGATCATTGGCTTCGTTGAGTCGATCTCGGTGGCACAAACTCTGGCGGCCAAGAAACGTCAACGCATTGACCCCGATCAAGAACTGATCGGTTTGGGCGCTGCAAACATTGGCGCATCGCTCACAGGGGGCTTCCCGGTCACGGGTGGGTTTTCGCGCTCTGTCGTGAACTTCGATGCAGGTGCGCAAACGCCAGCAGCGGGCGCGTTCACGGCTGTTGGGCTGGCGATTGCCGCAGTTGCGCTGACCCCGCTGATTTACTTCTTACCGAAGGCAACACTTGCCGCGACCATCATCGTGGCCGTCCTCAGCCTCGTTGATTTCTCGATCCTCAAGCGCAGCTGGTCTTACTCCAAGGCGGACTTTGCCGCTGTTTTGGCCACGATCCTGACGACGCTCTTTCTTGGCGTCGAACTGGGTGTCTCTGCGGGTGTCGCTCTGTCTATCCTGCTTCACCTTTATGGATCGTCCAAACCGCATATCGCCGAAGTCGGTCAGGTGCCCGGCACAGAACACTTCCGCAATATCCTGCGCCATAATGTGATCACCGAACCCAGTGTCGTCACCCTGCGTGTTGACGAAAGCCTGTATTTTGCCAACGCGCGCTACCTTGAGGACAAGATCCAGACCCGCGTCGCGGGCGATACCCATGTGCGCCACGTGATCCTGCAATGTTCGGCCATCAACGAAATCGACCTCAGCGCGCTGGAATCTCTTGAGGCGATCAACGAACGCCTGCGCGAGATGAGTGTCCACCTGCACCTTTCCGAAGTTAAAGGCCCTGTCATGGATCGTTTGAAGGAACAGCATTTTTTGCAGGATATGACGGGCAAGGTATTTCTGTCACAATACGAAGCCGCACGATCATTGTCCGCCTCTTGTAGCGAACCCGCTTTATAA
- a CDS encoding TIGR01244 family sulfur transferase, with the protein MEIKTLTAGLSVSEQIMPSDMQAIKDAGFRAIICNRPDGEGADQPTFEEIAKAAKKLGIEASYLPIVAGKVSDDDAAVFDKGLTELPGPVLAYCRTGTRSATLWSLSQAGNRNLADILAATKAAGYDMGGVVRRIVNGGKTPTDMGDASYEVVIVGAGAGGIAAAASLKARKPGLEIAIIDPADIHYYQPGWTMVGGGIFEPKQTSRTMGSLIPQGVHWIQAAVAAFEPENNAIILDGCRVVKYTRLIVCPGLKLDWNKVEGLVDTLGQNGVTSNYRYDLAPYTWELVQGMTEGRAIFTQPPMPIKCAGAPQKAMYLSGDAWHRRGVLKNIDIQFNNAGGVLFGVKDYVPALMEYVKKYDASLNFFHNLVAVDGPAKKAWFDVARPDAPVERVEMEFDMMHVCPPQTAPDFIRVSPLADAAGWIDVDQATLRHKTYDNVWSLGDVMNAPNAKTAAAARIQAPIVAENMVADMRGGSPVAQYNGYGSCPLTVERGKIVLAEFGYGGTILPSFPKALVDGTKPTRAAWFLKEKMLPPVYWKGMLKGREWMAKPEKIAAE; encoded by the coding sequence ATGGAAATCAAAACACTGACCGCTGGCCTTTCGGTGAGCGAACAAATCATGCCAAGCGACATGCAAGCGATCAAGGATGCTGGTTTTCGCGCGATCATCTGCAACCGTCCTGACGGTGAAGGGGCCGATCAGCCGACGTTTGAGGAAATCGCCAAGGCCGCAAAGAAGCTTGGAATTGAAGCGTCTTACCTGCCGATCGTTGCGGGAAAGGTGTCTGACGATGACGCTGCGGTCTTCGACAAAGGGCTGACAGAGCTGCCTGGTCCTGTTCTGGCATACTGCCGGACGGGCACCCGATCTGCCACCTTGTGGTCCTTGTCACAGGCCGGCAACCGCAACCTTGCCGATATTCTCGCAGCAACCAAAGCCGCGGGGTATGACATGGGCGGCGTTGTGAGACGCATTGTGAACGGTGGCAAGACGCCCACCGACATGGGTGACGCAAGCTACGAGGTGGTCATTGTTGGCGCAGGTGCTGGTGGTATTGCAGCGGCTGCAAGCCTCAAGGCGCGTAAACCGGGCCTGGAGATCGCGATCATCGATCCTGCCGACATCCATTACTATCAGCCGGGCTGGACGATGGTTGGTGGCGGTATTTTTGAACCAAAGCAGACCTCGCGCACCATGGGGTCGTTGATTCCGCAGGGTGTGCATTGGATTCAAGCGGCGGTGGCCGCATTTGAACCGGAAAACAACGCCATCATCCTCGATGGCTGTCGCGTTGTTAAATACACGCGGCTGATCGTCTGCCCCGGTCTCAAGCTGGATTGGAACAAGGTCGAAGGTCTGGTGGACACGCTTGGCCAGAACGGCGTGACGTCCAACTATCGCTATGATCTGGCCCCATACACATGGGAGTTGGTGCAAGGCATGACAGAAGGCCGCGCGATCTTTACGCAGCCCCCAATGCCAATCAAATGCGCAGGGGCGCCGCAAAAGGCGATGTATCTGTCAGGTGATGCCTGGCACCGGCGTGGTGTTCTGAAAAACATCGATATCCAGTTCAACAATGCGGGCGGGGTTCTGTTCGGGGTCAAAGACTATGTTCCGGCTTTGATGGAATATGTCAAAAAATACGATGCATCGCTAAATTTCTTCCACAATCTTGTGGCCGTAGACGGTCCTGCCAAAAAAGCGTGGTTTGATGTGGCCCGGCCAGATGCACCTGTTGAGCGGGTCGAGATGGAGTTCGACATGATGCATGTCTGTCCGCCCCAAACCGCGCCCGACTTTATCCGTGTGTCCCCTCTCGCGGATGCCGCAGGCTGGATTGACGTGGATCAGGCGACTTTGCGTCACAAGACCTATGACAATGTCTGGTCGCTTGGCGATGTTATGAACGCGCCCAACGCAAAAACTGCTGCTGCCGCGCGCATTCAGGCCCCGATCGTTGCCGAAAATATGGTGGCCGACATGCGGGGCGGATCCCCGGTTGCACAATACAACGGATACGGATCCTGCCCGTTGACCGTAGAGCGCGGCAAGATCGTTCTGGCTGAATTTGGCTATGGCGGTACAATCCTGCCAAGCTTTCCCAAGGCGCTTGTGGATGGCACCAAACCAACGCGCGCGGCGTGGTTCCTGAAAGAGAAAATGCTGCCACCTGTTTACTGGAAAGGCATGCTCAAAGGCCGTGAATGGATGGCAAAGCCTGAAAAAATCGCCGCTGAGTAG
- a CDS encoding threonine/serine dehydratase, which yields MSLHPVTLDDIREAQTALANVVVRTPLLENADVNAMLAGRVLLKAENFQRTGAFKIRGAYYRILNLTPDERACGVVSYSSGNHALGLAQAAAMLGTSAVIVMPSDVPAAKMAATRDLGAQIVTFDRDTENSTDVVAGIIRETGRIEVPPSAHGQVLAGAGTVALELLEDAPVLDAVLIPCGGGGLTASTAVVMAQGAPKTQVYAAEPDLFDDTRRSLISGKRIGNPVGLRTICDAIMTPIPNDVTFPINLDLLAGGVTASDKDVRTAMRFAFDHFKIVTEPGAVVGLAAILNGQVEIKSKTVATVITGGNIDAARFASLIGDSDDT from the coding sequence ATGAGCCTGCACCCTGTCACGCTTGACGACATTCGGGAGGCACAAACCGCGCTGGCGAATGTTGTCGTTCGAACACCCCTGCTTGAGAACGCAGATGTGAACGCCATGTTGGCCGGGCGCGTTTTGCTCAAGGCAGAGAATTTCCAGCGCACAGGCGCCTTCAAAATACGTGGCGCTTATTATCGGATATTGAATCTGACACCTGATGAACGGGCTTGCGGGGTGGTGAGCTATTCGTCGGGAAACCACGCACTTGGTCTGGCGCAAGCGGCGGCCATGCTGGGCACTTCTGCCGTTATCGTCATGCCCTCTGATGTGCCTGCGGCCAAGATGGCAGCGACACGCGATCTGGGTGCACAGATTGTCACCTTTGATCGTGATACGGAAAACAGCACCGATGTGGTCGCCGGGATCATTCGGGAAACGGGCCGCATAGAAGTCCCGCCAAGCGCCCATGGTCAGGTCCTTGCCGGGGCTGGTACTGTGGCGTTGGAATTGCTGGAGGACGCTCCGGTTTTGGACGCTGTCCTGATCCCCTGTGGTGGGGGTGGTTTGACGGCCTCGACGGCTGTTGTCATGGCGCAGGGCGCACCGAAAACGCAGGTTTATGCGGCGGAACCTGACCTGTTTGATGATACGCGCCGGTCTTTGATCTCCGGCAAGCGCATCGGCAATCCCGTGGGCCTGCGCACCATCTGCGACGCGATCATGACGCCGATCCCCAATGACGTGACCTTCCCGATCAACCTTGATTTACTCGCCGGCGGAGTGACTGCCAGCGACAAGGATGTCCGCACAGCGATGCGCTTTGCCTTTGACCATTTCAAGATTGTCACCGAACCGGGTGCGGTTGTTGGCCTTGCGGCGATCCTCAACGGACAGGTCGAGATCAAGAGCAAAACCGTGGCTACAGTCATTACCGGAGGCAATATCGACGCCGCGCGATTTGCATCACTCATAGGAGACAGCGATGACACTTGA
- a CDS encoding succinylglutamate desuccinylase/aspartoacylase family protein: MAETSVICEVDFDASGKQAGFLRVPHSVHRSAYGWIPVPITCIRNGDGPTLVIMAGNHGDEYEGQIAVSNLARSLEAADIRGRLILLPMVNAPAAEAGLRSSPIDDGNLNRLFPGNPSGTPTEMIAHYVEEVLMPLADYSVDLHSGGSSLFYPPTLLRGQGHSPEEAKALIGLQEAFDLPYTWVFTSGGGRNSTARTAMGAANRKGIINVMAELGGGGEVTPEILHRTERGLRRVLHSLGMLPGYVPDVALGTRELNAKGSVYAYASGLFEPLRSIGDDVTGGETVGLVHHPETPESEPTEIISPYEGIVLCRRAMAQVVRGDAVFQIASDAAPKASKT, encoded by the coding sequence TTGGCCGAAACATCCGTTATATGCGAAGTTGACTTTGACGCGAGCGGCAAACAAGCAGGCTTCCTGCGCGTCCCGCATTCAGTGCATCGGTCTGCCTATGGCTGGATTCCCGTTCCGATTACCTGCATCAGAAACGGTGATGGCCCGACACTTGTGATCATGGCCGGAAACCATGGTGACGAATATGAGGGACAGATCGCAGTCTCGAACCTTGCGCGTTCGCTGGAAGCAGCGGACATTCGTGGACGTCTGATCTTGTTGCCAATGGTGAATGCCCCCGCCGCCGAGGCGGGTTTGCGCAGCTCACCGATTGACGATGGCAATCTCAACCGCTTGTTTCCCGGCAACCCCAGCGGCACCCCGACTGAAATGATCGCCCATTACGTCGAAGAGGTCCTGATGCCTCTCGCGGACTATTCGGTGGACTTGCATTCTGGCGGCAGCTCACTTTTCTACCCGCCAACTCTGCTGCGTGGACAAGGGCATAGCCCTGAAGAGGCCAAAGCGCTGATCGGCCTGCAAGAGGCGTTTGATCTGCCTTATACATGGGTCTTTACCAGCGGTGGCGGACGCAACAGCACTGCGCGTACGGCCATGGGGGCGGCGAACCGCAAGGGCATTATCAACGTGATGGCAGAACTCGGTGGCGGTGGCGAGGTCACGCCGGAAATCCTGCACCGTACCGAACGGGGGCTGCGCCGCGTTCTCCACAGTTTGGGTATGTTGCCGGGCTATGTACCTGATGTAGCCCTCGGCACCCGCGAGTTGAACGCCAAAGGGTCGGTCTATGCCTATGCGTCAGGGCTGTTTGAGCCGCTCAGATCCATCGGAGACGACGTTACGGGCGGGGAAACTGTCGGCCTTGTTCATCACCCTGAAACACCGGAGTCCGAGCCGACTGAGATCATATCCCCCTATGAAGGGATCGTGTTATGCAGACGCGCGATGGCGCAGGTTGTGCGCGGTGATGCAGTGTTTCAAATCGCGTCAGATGCTGCACCGAAAGCCAGCAAGACATGA
- the arsH gene encoding arsenical resistance protein ArsH has product MTDTPNIEDDHFRQIDSARLFCPDTADHPPRILLLYGSLRKRSFSRLMSEEAARVLVRFGAETKTFNPSGLPLHDDTVADHHKVQELRDLVAWSEGMVWCSPEQHGAMTGIMKSQIDWIPLSLGAVRPTQGKTLAVMQVNGGSQSFNAVNQLRILGRWMRLLTIPNQSSTPKAFLEFDDNDRMKPSPNYDRMVDVMEELVKFTLLTRGRAEFLVERYSERKETGEALINRVNQTAL; this is encoded by the coding sequence ATGACCGACACACCCAACATCGAAGATGACCACTTTCGCCAGATCGACAGCGCGCGCCTTTTTTGCCCGGACACCGCAGATCATCCGCCCCGCATCTTGCTGCTCTATGGATCATTGCGCAAACGATCCTTCAGCCGTTTGATGAGCGAAGAAGCGGCCCGCGTTTTGGTGCGTTTCGGGGCAGAAACCAAAACCTTCAACCCCAGCGGTTTGCCTTTGCATGATGACACCGTTGCAGACCACCACAAAGTTCAGGAACTACGCGACTTAGTGGCATGGAGCGAAGGCATGGTCTGGTGTTCGCCAGAACAACACGGTGCCATGACTGGCATCATGAAGTCTCAAATCGACTGGATCCCGCTCTCGCTTGGAGCTGTCCGGCCCACCCAAGGCAAGACGTTGGCAGTGATGCAGGTCAACGGTGGCTCGCAAAGCTTCAATGCCGTCAATCAACTGCGTATACTTGGCCGCTGGATGCGGCTTTTGACCATTCCCAACCAGTCTTCCACGCCCAAGGCCTTTCTGGAGTTTGACGACAATGACCGGATGAAGCCGTCGCCGAACTACGACCGGATGGTCGATGTCATGGAAGAACTGGTCAAATTCACACTCCTGACCCGAGGGCGTGCTGAATTTCTTGTTGAACGGTATAGCGAGCGTAAAGAAACAGGTGAGGCCTTGATCAATCGCGTGAACCAGACGGCACTCTGA